A genomic segment from Acidiferrobacteraceae bacterium encodes:
- the folK gene encoding 2-amino-4-hydroxy-6-hydroxymethyldihydropteridine diphosphokinase has translation MSTAYIGLGSNLDDPLQQLKRAMNELGELAEDGIECSSLYRTGPIGLADQPDFLNAVCRIETGLGPEELLARLLQIEAKHGRRRDGLRDGPRTLDLDLLLYDDRVLSSAGLSLPHPRLHERAFVLYPLFELNPELSVPGHGPVAELMRACRDQRIERLDSGHAQGRGPASQT, from the coding sequence GTGAGTACGGCCTACATCGGTCTTGGCAGCAATCTCGACGATCCGCTGCAGCAACTCAAACGGGCGATGAACGAGTTGGGAGAACTGGCGGAGGACGGGATCGAGTGTTCATCCTTGTACCGGACCGGGCCGATCGGGCTTGCCGATCAGCCGGATTTTCTCAACGCAGTCTGCCGCATCGAGACCGGGCTGGGGCCCGAGGAACTGCTGGCGCGGCTGCTGCAAATCGAGGCGAAACACGGTCGTCGAAGGGACGGCCTACGCGACGGACCTCGCACCCTTGATCTGGATCTGCTCCTGTACGACGACCGGGTCCTGAGTTCGGCAGGGCTGAGCCTGCCGCATCCCAGGCTCCACGAACGAGCCTTCGTCCTGTATCCTTTGTTTGAACTCAATCCGGAATTGTCTGTTCCGGGGCATGGTCCGGTGGCGGAACTGATGCGTGCGTGCAGGGACCAGCGAATTGAGCGACTCGATTCGGGTCATGCCCAGGGGCGTGGTCCGGCAAGTCAAACCTAG